One region of Halomicrobium sp. LC1Hm genomic DNA includes:
- a CDS encoding KEOPS complex subunit Pcc1 codes for MDHEAVLSFEYDDQQARRVARSVRPEIGEISGERTTATLRRDAATVVVEITAADLVALRAGCNTWATLVAVAERTAGTVP; via the coding sequence GTGGATCACGAAGCCGTTCTCTCTTTCGAGTACGACGACCAGCAGGCACGCCGCGTCGCACGCAGCGTCCGCCCGGAGATCGGCGAAATCTCCGGGGAGCGGACGACTGCCACGCTCCGACGAGATGCGGCGACGGTCGTCGTCGAGATCACCGCCGCCGACCTCGTGGCGCTCCGTGCCGGCTGTAACACCTGGGCGACCCTCGTCGCCGTCGCCGAACGGACCGCCGGCACCGTCCCGTAG
- a CDS encoding DNA-directed RNA polymerase subunit P, producing MSYKCSRCKRDVTLDEYGGVRCPYCGHRVLLKERSRDVKEVDVK from the coding sequence ATGAGCTACAAGTGTTCCCGCTGTAAGCGTGACGTGACGCTCGACGAGTACGGCGGCGTTCGCTGTCCGTACTGCGGTCACCGGGTGCTGCTGAAAGAGCGGTCGCGCGACGTCAAGGAAGTCGACGTCAAGTAG
- a CDS encoding 50S ribosomal protein L37ae, translating to MAKDKGRTGSAGRFGARYGRVARRRVAEIEDDMRDDHACPECGKDRVDRKGTGIWECSYCGYKYTGGTFRPETPGGKTVTRSIRAALAEDEDE from the coding sequence ATGGCCAAAGACAAGGGACGAACCGGAAGTGCCGGTCGCTTCGGCGCACGGTACGGCCGGGTCGCCCGCCGCCGCGTCGCCGAGATCGAAGACGACATGCGAGACGACCACGCCTGTCCCGAATGTGGCAAAGACCGCGTCGACCGCAAGGGAACTGGCATCTGGGAGTGTAGCTACTGTGGCTACAAGTACACTGGCGGGACGTTCCGTCCGGAGACCCCCGGCGGGAAAACCGTCACCCGTTCGATCCGCGCTGCGCTCGCCGAAGACGAGGACGAGTAA
- a CDS encoding TMEM165/GDT1 family protein: MTGFVEIVAIAMIAQLSVLPGEKVQFIIAGLSTKYNPLVVVAAAGSAFAGWTALEIAFGAAIQAALPGVYLDAFTAGMFLLFAVLLYRSAPATGTQPDPATIADGDGAGADHRTDGGTATVDLPDVVTLAGRDFTVPDRFGSFLPIFLLMAAGEFGDKTQLITITLAAEYGATAAIWAGEMLAIIPVSLLNAYFFYTFSHRFDLRKAHFFGASLFGFFGLDTVLSLLTGFSIWETIVDALTTALLAVV, from the coding sequence GTGACCGGATTTGTCGAGATCGTCGCGATCGCGATGATCGCGCAGTTGAGCGTGTTGCCCGGTGAGAAAGTCCAGTTCATCATCGCCGGCCTCTCGACGAAGTACAACCCACTGGTCGTCGTCGCGGCGGCCGGGAGTGCCTTCGCCGGCTGGACGGCCTTGGAGATCGCCTTCGGAGCGGCCATCCAGGCAGCGCTGCCGGGCGTCTACCTCGATGCCTTCACCGCCGGAATGTTCCTCCTGTTTGCCGTCCTGCTCTACCGATCCGCCCCGGCGACGGGAACCCAGCCGGACCCGGCGACGATCGCCGACGGTGACGGGGCTGGGGCCGACCACCGGACCGACGGCGGGACCGCGACCGTCGACCTGCCCGACGTGGTCACGCTCGCGGGCCGTGATTTCACCGTCCCCGACCGCTTCGGGAGTTTCCTCCCCATCTTCCTCCTGATGGCGGCCGGCGAGTTCGGCGACAAGACCCAGCTGATCACGATCACGCTCGCGGCCGAGTACGGTGCGACGGCGGCGATCTGGGCCGGCGAGATGCTGGCGATCATCCCGGTGAGCCTGCTGAACGCCTACTTCTTCTACACCTTCTCGCATCGGTTCGACCTGCGGAAGGCCCACTTCTTCGGGGCGAGCCTGTTCGGCTTCTTCGGGCTGGACACGGTGCTTTCGCTGCTGACCGGATTCTCGATCTGGGAGACGATCGTCGACGCGCTCACGACGGCGCTGCTGGCCGTCGTCTAG
- a CDS encoding DUF2103 domain-containing protein, with translation MSCRQCGSELDRPGDYCLVCRSANTDVVVLELDRERATVTALADETVVAARTITTTPEAGGETGVVELRNFAGLVADDVRRKRPEEVYVTGDRDVVGAVRSQLHYPFYRVDGDEPVEHVLERRGEPALEVVDAAPEEKLGGSHSTLVGGRAGKRAIQTVAGHPHVKKVIPGPIDAGGSGSRTGVRAKATRADEHGNVRLLIRDGSSVQENRIVTTAGDRELGERVRADLNDALTEADLQD, from the coding sequence ATGTCGTGTCGGCAGTGTGGCTCCGAACTCGACCGACCGGGCGATTACTGTCTGGTCTGTCGGTCGGCAAACACGGACGTGGTCGTCCTCGAACTCGACCGCGAGCGGGCGACGGTCACCGCACTCGCCGACGAGACGGTCGTGGCCGCACGGACGATCACGACGACGCCGGAAGCGGGCGGCGAGACCGGCGTCGTCGAGTTGCGCAACTTCGCCGGGCTCGTCGCCGACGACGTTCGTCGTAAACGGCCAGAGGAAGTGTACGTCACCGGCGACCGCGACGTGGTGGGGGCCGTCCGCAGTCAGCTCCACTACCCCTTCTATCGCGTCGACGGCGACGAGCCGGTCGAACACGTCCTGGAGCGACGCGGCGAGCCGGCACTGGAGGTCGTCGACGCCGCCCCGGAGGAGAAACTCGGCGGCTCACACTCGACGCTCGTGGGCGGCCGGGCCGGCAAGCGAGCCATCCAGACGGTCGCCGGCCACCCACACGTCAAGAAGGTGATTCCGGGGCCGATCGACGCCGGTGGGTCGGGATCGCGGACCGGCGTGCGCGCCAAGGCGACCCGAGCGGACGAACACGGCAACGTCAGACTGCTGATCCGGGACGGCTCCAGCGTTCAGGAGAACCGTATCGTGACGACGGCCGGCGACCGGGAACTCGGCGAGCGCGTCCGGGCAGACCTCAACGACGCGCTGACAGAGGCCGACTTACAGGACTAG
- the truD gene encoding tRNA pseudouridine(13) synthase TruD has product MRPAQSIEQAVGMRYYVSDGDGIGGRLRASPEDFVVRELEAFEAEPADADSGAYAHLVVRATLHNWDTNDFASALSDRLGISRERVSWAGTKDKRAVTTQLFSIADADAADVPEIDGAEIDVVGRAGRPVLFGDLAGNAFEITVRDVGRPEGVDAITEQLREFAGSADGDEPTVAVPNYFGQQRFGSKRPITHEVGLAIVRNDWEGAVMAYLGNPNEREPEATQAARAYVQETHDWEGALERFPRALGYERALCHSLADADNASPAAFRSALETLPTNLQTLFVNAAQSYLFNRILSERLDRGLPFDRPVAGDVVCFADGDAPADLPLPDTDRTQRVTAERVDTVERHCERGRAFVTAPLLGTETELAEGEPGEIERAVLADAGLEPTDFALPGEFDSSGTRRAVQVRSRIDVQRREEDAIRFAFSLPKGSYATVLLREYLKRDPAQL; this is encoded by the coding sequence ATGCGCCCAGCCCAGTCGATCGAGCAGGCCGTCGGAATGCGCTACTACGTCAGCGACGGCGACGGCATCGGTGGCCGACTCCGTGCCTCGCCCGAGGACTTCGTGGTCCGGGAACTGGAGGCGTTCGAGGCCGAACCCGCCGACGCCGACAGCGGCGCGTACGCCCACCTCGTCGTGCGCGCGACGCTACATAACTGGGACACGAACGACTTCGCGTCGGCGCTGTCCGATCGTCTCGGCATCTCTCGGGAGCGCGTCTCGTGGGCGGGGACGAAGGACAAGCGTGCGGTGACGACCCAGCTGTTCTCGATCGCAGACGCGGACGCGGCCGACGTGCCCGAGATCGACGGCGCGGAGATCGACGTCGTCGGGCGGGCGGGACGACCGGTCCTCTTCGGTGACCTCGCCGGCAACGCCTTCGAGATCACCGTCCGGGACGTGGGCCGCCCGGAAGGTGTCGACGCGATCACCGAGCAACTGCGCGAGTTCGCCGGCAGCGCCGACGGCGACGAGCCGACGGTCGCGGTGCCAAACTACTTCGGCCAGCAACGCTTCGGCAGCAAGCGCCCGATCACCCACGAGGTCGGGCTGGCGATCGTCCGGAACGACTGGGAGGGCGCGGTGATGGCCTACCTCGGGAACCCCAACGAGCGCGAGCCCGAGGCGACACAGGCCGCGCGCGCGTACGTCCAAGAGACCCACGACTGGGAGGGGGCACTGGAGCGGTTCCCGCGAGCACTGGGGTACGAGCGGGCGCTCTGTCACAGTCTGGCCGACGCCGACAACGCCTCCCCGGCGGCGTTCCGGAGCGCGCTGGAGACGCTGCCGACGAACCTCCAGACGCTCTTCGTCAACGCCGCCCAGTCATACCTGTTCAACCGCATCCTCTCGGAACGCCTCGACCGCGGGCTCCCGTTCGACCGCCCCGTCGCTGGCGACGTGGTCTGTTTCGCCGACGGCGACGCGCCCGCCGACCTCCCGCTGCCGGACACCGACCGCACACAGCGGGTCACTGCCGAGCGTGTCGACACCGTCGAGCGACACTGCGAGCGGGGCCGAGCGTTCGTCACCGCACCGCTGCTCGGGACCGAGACGGAGCTAGCAGAGGGCGAACCGGGCGAGATCGAACGCGCGGTGCTCGCCGACGCCGGCCTCGAACCGACCGACTTCGCGCTTCCGGGCGAGTTCGACTCGTCGGGAACCCGGCGCGCGGTCCAGGTCCGGAGCCGGATAGACGTCCAGCGACGCGAGGAGGACGCGATCCGATTCGCGTTCTCGCTGCCGAAAGGCAGCTACGCGACGGTGCTGCTCCGTGAGTACCTGAAGCGCGACCCTGCCCAGTTGTAA
- the psmB gene encoding archaeal proteasome endopeptidase complex subunit beta encodes MSKFPDLPGMKNLDANPYEPELASFDDMDADAGDGDAVAKTGTTTIGITTDEGVVIATDMRASLGGRFVSNKSVQKVEQIHPSAALTLVGSVGGAQSFIRTLRSESDLYEVRRGEPMSISALATLAGNFARGGPFFAINPILGGVDEEGSHVYSIDPAGGVMEDDYTVTGSGMQVAHGKLEDRYHDDLSMEEAEELAVEAVYAATERDTGSGNGVYVATVTGDGVDITGYDDFEGAR; translated from the coding sequence ATGAGTAAGTTCCCCGACCTCCCTGGTATGAAGAACCTCGACGCGAACCCGTACGAACCGGAACTCGCATCGTTCGACGACATGGACGCCGACGCTGGCGACGGCGACGCCGTCGCGAAGACCGGCACGACGACCATCGGCATCACGACCGACGAGGGCGTCGTCATCGCGACGGACATGCGAGCGTCGCTGGGCGGTCGCTTCGTCTCGAACAAGTCCGTCCAGAAGGTCGAGCAGATCCACCCGTCGGCCGCGCTCACCCTCGTGGGCAGCGTCGGCGGCGCGCAGTCGTTCATCCGGACGCTGCGCTCTGAGTCCGACCTCTACGAGGTCCGCCGCGGCGAGCCGATGAGCATCTCCGCGCTGGCGACGCTGGCGGGCAACTTCGCCCGCGGTGGTCCCTTCTTCGCGATCAACCCCATCCTCGGGGGCGTCGACGAGGAGGGCAGCCACGTCTACAGCATCGACCCAGCAGGCGGCGTCATGGAAGACGACTACACCGTCACCGGCAGCGGGATGCAGGTCGCCCACGGGAAGCTCGAAGACCGCTACCACGACGACCTCTCGATGGAGGAGGCAGAGGAACTGGCCGTCGAGGCCGTGTACGCGGCGACCGAGCGCGACACCGGCTCGGGCAACGGCGTCTACGTCGCCACCGTCACCGGCGACGGCGTCGACATCACCGGCTACGACGACTTCGAAGGCGCGCGGTAG
- the psmA gene encoding archaeal proteasome endopeptidase complex subunit alpha: protein MQGQNQQQAYDRGITIFSPDGRLYQVEYAREAVKRGTASVGVRTADGVVLAADRHARSPLLERDSIEKIHKADDHVGIASAGHVADARQLIDLARRQAQVNHLRYGEEIGVESLTKEVTDYIQQYTQTGGARPFGVALLVGGIEDGEPRLFETDPSGTPYEWQAVAIGGDRDEIQTFLEEEYEEEMDLEAGLSLALRALGSVSDDGLDATGVDVATIDVESEQFTALSEDEIAERVTELELEGDDDE from the coding sequence ATGCAAGGACAAAATCAACAGCAGGCGTACGACCGAGGGATCACTATCTTCTCCCCGGACGGACGCCTCTACCAGGTCGAGTACGCACGCGAAGCAGTCAAGCGCGGCACGGCGAGTGTCGGGGTCCGCACGGCAGACGGCGTCGTGCTGGCCGCCGATCGACACGCCCGTTCCCCGCTGCTGGAACGTGACAGCATCGAGAAGATCCACAAGGCCGACGACCACGTCGGCATCGCCAGCGCGGGCCACGTCGCCGACGCCCGCCAGCTGATCGACCTGGCGCGTCGACAGGCTCAGGTCAACCACCTGCGCTACGGCGAGGAGATCGGCGTCGAATCGCTCACCAAGGAAGTCACCGACTACATCCAGCAGTACACCCAGACCGGCGGCGCACGCCCGTTCGGCGTCGCGCTGCTGGTCGGCGGCATCGAGGACGGCGAACCGCGCCTCTTCGAGACCGACCCGTCGGGGACTCCCTACGAGTGGCAGGCCGTCGCGATCGGCGGCGACCGCGACGAGATCCAGACGTTCCTCGAAGAGGAGTACGAGGAGGAGATGGACCTCGAAGCCGGGCTCTCGCTGGCGCTGCGAGCGCTGGGATCGGTCAGCGACGACGGCCTCGACGCGACGGGCGTCGACGTAGCGACGATCGACGTCGAGTCCGAGCAGTTCACGGCGCTCTCGGAGGACGAGATCGCCGAACGAGTTACCGAGCTGGAACTCGAAGGTGATGACGATGAGTAA
- the pth2 gene encoding peptidyl-tRNA hydrolase Pth2: protein MKQAIVARSDIGMGEGKLAAQVAHASLMAYEDADRQATSEWKGQGQKKVVLAAAGEDALFRLADDAERKGLPNAIVRDAGHTQLDPGTVTALAVGPAADDRIDAVTGDLSLY, encoded by the coding sequence ATGAAGCAGGCCATCGTCGCCCGCTCCGACATCGGGATGGGTGAAGGCAAGCTGGCGGCCCAGGTCGCCCACGCCTCGCTCATGGCCTACGAGGACGCCGATCGACAGGCCACGTCCGAGTGGAAAGGGCAGGGTCAGAAGAAGGTCGTCCTCGCGGCCGCGGGCGAGGATGCGCTGTTCCGCCTGGCCGACGACGCCGAGCGGAAGGGCCTGCCGAATGCGATCGTCAGGGACGCCGGTCACACGCAACTCGATCCGGGCACCGTCACGGCGCTGGCCGTCGGGCCGGCGGCCGACGACCGGATCGACGCAGTCACGGGTGACCTCTCCCTGTACTAA
- the dcd gene encoding dCTP deaminase, translated as MILSDTDILRRLEAGDLVIEPLDDIDLQVQPASVDLRLGREFLEFQHANIPCIHPNSEQETEEYTDRVTVEDDDEYILHPGDFVLGTTHERVEIPADLIAHVEGRSSLGRLAIVVHATAGLCDPGYEGQITLELSNLGTAPVALSPGMRISQLTFTELKTPADRPYGEERGSKYQGQSGPQASKIEKDHEFGGDQK; from the coding sequence ATGATCCTCTCGGATACGGACATCCTGCGACGGCTCGAAGCCGGCGATCTGGTGATCGAGCCACTCGACGACATCGATCTGCAGGTCCAGCCCGCCAGCGTCGACCTCCGACTGGGCCGGGAGTTCCTGGAGTTTCAGCACGCAAACATCCCCTGCATCCACCCAAACAGCGAGCAAGAGACCGAGGAGTACACCGACCGCGTCACGGTCGAGGACGACGACGAGTACATCCTCCACCCCGGCGACTTCGTGCTTGGGACGACCCACGAGCGCGTCGAGATCCCGGCCGATCTGATTGCCCACGTCGAGGGGCGCTCCTCGCTGGGACGGCTGGCGATCGTCGTCCACGCGACTGCCGGTCTGTGCGATCCGGGCTACGAGGGCCAGATCACCCTCGAACTGTCGAACCTCGGGACCGCGCCCGTCGCGCTGTCGCCCGGCATGCGGATCTCGCAGCTGACCTTCACCGAGCTGAAGACGCCCGCAGACCGCCCTTACGGCGAGGAACGCGGCTCGAAGTATCAGGGCCAGAGCGGACCGCAGGCCTCGAAGATCGAGAAGGATCACGAGTTCGGAGGCGACCAGAAATGA
- a CDS encoding thiamine-phosphate synthase family protein yields MRFVEEIVVDEFLPTFRSLLAEALRERDLTQSEVAELLGISQSAVSKYAHGEVERNERLLENGRLAALIEELADGLASGEMTPVQALIETEVVVRELEQGGTLAALHEDAVPELAEYGGDFAVHDPDSNLREAEQTRSSVRRGLRLLENTSGFATLIPAVGSNLVEALSDATGIEDVAGVPGRILDVKGRATIPAEPEFGVSEHVAGVLLAARAGGANANAMVNIRYDDGVVDDLEAAGYTTVAFDAEADTETAIAAALDECPDADVLYQTGGMGIEPISYVIGPDASAVAEIVREIA; encoded by the coding sequence GTGAGGTTCGTCGAGGAGATCGTCGTCGACGAGTTCCTGCCGACCTTCAGGTCGCTGCTCGCGGAGGCGTTGCGCGAGCGTGACCTCACCCAGTCGGAGGTGGCCGAACTGCTGGGGATCAGCCAGAGCGCCGTCTCGAAGTACGCCCACGGAGAGGTCGAGCGCAACGAGCGGCTGCTGGAGAACGGCCGGCTGGCGGCGCTGATCGAAGAACTGGCCGACGGGCTGGCCAGCGGCGAGATGACGCCCGTCCAGGCGTTGATCGAGACGGAAGTGGTCGTCCGCGAACTCGAACAGGGGGGCACACTGGCGGCGCTGCACGAGGACGCCGTGCCGGAACTCGCCGAGTACGGCGGCGACTTCGCGGTCCACGACCCCGACAGCAATCTCCGGGAGGCAGAACAGACCCGCTCATCGGTTCGGCGTGGGCTGCGCCTCCTGGAGAACACCAGTGGCTTCGCCACGCTCATTCCGGCGGTCGGCTCCAACCTCGTCGAGGCTCTCAGCGACGCGACGGGCATCGAAGACGTGGCCGGCGTCCCCGGCCGGATCCTCGACGTGAAGGGGCGGGCGACGATCCCGGCCGAGCCGGAGTTCGGCGTCAGCGAACACGTCGCGGGCGTGTTGCTCGCGGCACGGGCCGGCGGCGCGAACGCGAACGCGATGGTGAACATCCGCTACGACGACGGCGTCGTCGACGACCTCGAAGCCGCGGGGTACACGACGGTCGCGTTCGACGCCGAGGCCGACACCGAGACCGCGATCGCGGCCGCACTCGACGAGTGTCCAGACGCCGACGTGCTCTACCAGACCGGCGGCATGGGGATCGAGCCGATCAGCTACGTGATCGGACCCGACGCCAGCGCCGTCGCGGAGATCGTCCGCGAGATCGCGTAA
- a CDS encoding methyltransferase domain-containing protein, with protein sequence MGDVRAFYGRWATIYDLLATLPGVRSWRRAAAAELSLSRGATVVEMGCGTGANLPHLRSAVGSEGRVLGLDVTREMLSRARGRADADLLWGDATRPPLSGSIEGLLGTFVVGMFADPGSVVDEWCTLVEPSHRVALLHFSRSQRAWARPIDACYRAFVWASSTDKRQTDVADSHERRVEDAYRRLADRTADYRERRLAGGYLRLASGRVE encoded by the coding sequence ATGGGCGACGTGCGCGCGTTCTACGGTCGGTGGGCGACCATCTACGACCTGCTGGCGACACTGCCCGGCGTCCGGTCGTGGCGGCGCGCGGCCGCAGCAGAACTCTCGCTGTCGAGGGGGGCGACCGTCGTCGAGATGGGCTGTGGCACCGGCGCGAACCTCCCACACCTGCGGTCGGCGGTCGGTTCCGAGGGGCGTGTCCTCGGACTGGACGTGACCAGAGAAATGCTCAGTCGCGCACGGGGGCGCGCTGACGCCGACCTGCTGTGGGGGGACGCGACCCGACCGCCGCTCTCGGGATCGATCGAGGGGCTGCTGGGCACGTTCGTCGTCGGCATGTTCGCCGATCCGGGCTCGGTCGTCGACGAGTGGTGTACCCTCGTCGAACCCAGCCACCGGGTCGCACTGTTGCACTTTAGCCGGAGCCAGCGTGCGTGGGCGCGCCCGATCGACGCCTGTTACCGGGCGTTCGTCTGGGCGTCCTCGACGGACAAGCGACAGACGGACGTGGCCGACAGTCACGAGCGCCGCGTCGAGGACGCCTATCGACGGCTGGCCGACCGGACGGCAGACTACCGCGAGCGACGGCTGGCGGGGGGCTACCTCCGACTGGCGAGTGGCCGCGTCGAGTGA
- a CDS encoding DUF7001 family protein: protein MVERVTLYRAPTTVADVDAIADWLAERIAASVDVRDRFLDLYADEELAEAFASARVLSPYERETGNTMLGIVRYEQRALDHPERAGGVIYDGFQVQKLLGERLPADERGLDHLHVPVLDRVLGTWGDHDGRWHKRVNVLGQPALVSVPGLYEAPAKPEQYYKEKQKHAMVSGDSPPREVLESEVEGEFLVKDDRRTTEALKGYVLQAYHYLETGEDFCDEDGCRLANPHRQPGVVAAQLRGTDFCPAHAERYRP, encoded by the coding sequence ATGGTCGAACGGGTCACACTGTACCGGGCACCGACGACGGTCGCCGACGTGGACGCCATCGCCGACTGGCTGGCCGAGCGGATCGCGGCGAGCGTCGACGTTCGGGATCGCTTCCTCGATCTGTACGCCGACGAGGAGCTGGCCGAAGCGTTCGCCTCCGCGCGGGTGCTCTCGCCGTACGAACGCGAGACGGGCAACACGATGCTGGGGATCGTTCGCTACGAGCAGCGGGCGCTGGACCACCCCGAGCGGGCCGGCGGCGTCATCTACGACGGCTTCCAGGTCCAGAAGCTACTCGGAGAGCGACTGCCAGCCGACGAGCGCGGGCTCGATCACCTCCACGTTCCGGTACTCGATCGCGTGCTCGGCACGTGGGGCGACCACGACGGCCGGTGGCACAAGCGCGTCAACGTCCTCGGCCAGCCCGCGCTCGTGTCGGTTCCGGGGCTGTACGAGGCCCCGGCCAAGCCAGAACAGTACTACAAGGAAAAACAGAAACACGCGATGGTCTCGGGAGACTCCCCGCCCCGAGAGGTCCTCGAAAGCGAAGTCGAGGGCGAGTTCCTTGTCAAGGACGACCGGCGGACGACCGAGGCGCTGAAGGGGTACGTCCTGCAGGCGTATCACTACCTGGAGACCGGCGAGGACTTCTGCGACGAGGACGGGTGTCGGCTGGCCAACCCCCACCGCCAGCCCGGCGTCGTCGCCGCACAGCTTCGGGGCACCGACTTCTGTCCGGCCCACGCCGAACGGTACCGTCCCTGA
- a CDS encoding (R)-citramalate synthase — protein sequence MTETTLFGGHPLTRDLSDADGVQFLDTTLRDGEQAPGISLSPDEKARIARQLDAAEIDVIEAGSACTGPGERKTISRVADLDLDATVTSFCRGIRDDIDLALECGVDGINLVVPASDRHIEDKVGTSRADNVDSTVELVEYAKAQGLWVEVIGEDGSRADLDYLEELLGAAIDAGADRICWADTVGHATPDGALEAVSRLSELGPVSTHTHDDLGLAVMNALVSIAAGADMVHGTINGIGERAGNVALEEVAIALDHGYGVETMDLTEVYDLAQLIANTTGIQLAPNKAVVGQNAFTHESGIHTDGTLKDDAMYEPYRPEKVGRERRLALGKHAGRAGVAAALDEHDIDVSDDELATIVQRVKEIGDRGRRVTDADLLTIAEEVKGTDRERRVELLDLTTIAGGGTPTASVRLAVDGEEREPASSTGSGPVDAAMGAIEGALGHSVDWNLDSYHVDAITGNTDAVVTVEVEMSRGDRTVTVSNSDSDITRASVHAMVDAIDRLIADEDEPVVADD from the coding sequence GTGACAGAGACGACATTGTTCGGGGGTCACCCGCTGACGCGGGACCTCTCTGATGCTGACGGCGTACAGTTCCTTGATACCACGCTTCGAGACGGGGAGCAGGCCCCCGGTATCTCGCTCTCGCCCGACGAGAAGGCACGGATCGCCCGTCAGCTCGACGCGGCCGAGATCGACGTGATCGAGGCGGGCAGCGCCTGTACCGGGCCGGGCGAGCGAAAGACCATCTCCCGCGTCGCCGATCTCGACCTCGACGCGACGGTGACGAGCTTCTGCCGTGGCATTCGCGACGACATCGACCTCGCGCTGGAGTGTGGCGTCGACGGGATCAACCTCGTCGTCCCCGCCAGCGACCGCCACATCGAGGACAAGGTCGGCACCTCCCGGGCCGACAACGTCGACTCGACCGTCGAGCTGGTCGAGTACGCCAAAGCGCAGGGCCTGTGGGTCGAGGTCATCGGCGAGGACGGCTCGCGTGCGGATCTGGACTACCTCGAGGAACTGCTCGGTGCCGCCATCGACGCCGGTGCGGACCGGATCTGCTGGGCCGACACCGTCGGCCACGCGACGCCGGACGGCGCGCTCGAAGCCGTCTCCCGGCTCTCGGAGCTGGGGCCGGTCAGCACGCACACCCACGACGACCTCGGGCTCGCGGTGATGAACGCGCTGGTCTCGATCGCCGCCGGTGCGGACATGGTCCACGGGACCATCAACGGCATCGGCGAGCGAGCCGGCAACGTCGCCCTGGAGGAGGTCGCCATCGCACTCGATCACGGCTACGGCGTCGAGACGATGGACCTGACCGAGGTGTACGACCTCGCACAGCTGATCGCCAACACGACGGGGATCCAGCTGGCCCCGAACAAGGCCGTCGTCGGCCAGAACGCATTCACCCACGAGTCGGGCATCCACACCGACGGGACGCTGAAAGACGACGCGATGTACGAGCCCTACCGGCCCGAGAAGGTGGGCCGCGAGCGCCGCCTCGCGCTGGGCAAACACGCCGGGCGCGCGGGTGTCGCCGCCGCGCTTGACGAGCACGACATCGACGTGAGCGACGACGAACTCGCGACGATCGTCCAGCGGGTCAAGGAGATCGGCGACCGCGGCCGACGGGTCACCGACGCCGACCTGCTGACCATCGCCGAGGAGGTCAAGGGCACCGACCGCGAGCGCCGCGTCGAACTGCTGGACCTGACGACCATCGCCGGTGGCGGCACTCCCACGGCCAGCGTCCGACTCGCCGTCGACGGCGAGGAACGCGAGCCCGCGAGCTCGACCGGCTCCGGCCCGGTCGACGCCGCGATGGGCGCTATCGAGGGGGCGCTGGGGCACTCCGTCGACTGGAATCTCGACTCCTACCACGTCGACGCCATCACCGGCAACACCGACGCCGTCGTCACCGTCGAGGTCGAGATGTCTCGGGGCGACCGGACGGTGACGGTCTCGAACAGCGACTCGGACATCACCCGGGCCTCCGTCCACGCGATGGTCGACGCCATCGACCGCCTCATCGCCGACGAGGACGAGCCGGTCGTCGCCGACGACTAG
- a CDS encoding DUF192 domain-containing protein, producing MRVVHEDGDERRTLADTVEVAESTVEQAKGLMFRASIPDDYALVFRLHGPPWPLSALLGDYGYQSIHMLFVRFPIDVVWLRGEEVAQVKTLSPWTGLGMARADTVVELPGGAADGVEPGDRVLIES from the coding sequence ATGCGCGTCGTCCACGAGGATGGAGACGAACGGCGGACGCTCGCCGACACCGTCGAGGTGGCCGAGTCGACCGTCGAACAGGCGAAGGGACTGATGTTTCGGGCCTCGATCCCGGACGACTACGCGCTGGTCTTCCGGCTCCACGGGCCGCCCTGGCCGCTCTCGGCACTGCTCGGCGACTATGGCTACCAGTCGATCCACATGCTGTTCGTCCGGTTCCCCATCGACGTGGTCTGGCTCCGGGGCGAGGAAGTCGCGCAGGTGAAGACCCTCTCTCCCTGGACCGGGCTGGGGATGGCCCGCGCGGACACCGTCGTCGAGCTACCGGGCGGCGCGGCCGACGGCGTCGAGCCCGGCGACCGCGTCCTGATCGAGTCGTGA